A DNA window from Candidatus Methylomirabilota bacterium contains the following coding sequences:
- a CDS encoding radical SAM protein, whose product MPARYREEPCRTALNRVVGMDFRWSLNPYMGCEHRCTFCYVRAFEQRADRPWDERYGQSIRVKINVAEVLKRELARPSWTREVVAIGAATDPYQPAEGKYRLTRHCLEVLAAAHNPFGLVTRGPMIVRDVDVLQAASARADVDVHFSIATLDDEIWRKTEIGTAPPRQRLRALRRLVDAGIRAGVGVAPILPGISDRPDQLAAVVRAARDAGATHLWCNLLYLKPGTREHFLEHLARDWPDLLPRYERLYRAAAYLEKNVAEPIKRQVAELREALQIADRRSVKLEPPSPAEQLALAI is encoded by the coding sequence ATGCCGGCCCGGTACCGCGAAGAGCCCTGTCGGACCGCGCTGAACCGCGTGGTCGGGATGGATTTCCGCTGGTCCCTGAACCCGTACATGGGCTGTGAGCATCGGTGCACGTTCTGTTATGTGAGGGCGTTCGAGCAGCGCGCCGACCGTCCCTGGGACGAGCGCTATGGCCAGTCGATCCGAGTCAAGATCAACGTGGCCGAGGTGCTGAAGAGGGAGCTGGCGCGGCCTTCGTGGACGCGCGAGGTGGTCGCGATCGGCGCCGCCACCGACCCCTACCAACCCGCCGAAGGCAAGTATCGGCTGACCCGGCACTGCCTGGAAGTGCTGGCCGCCGCCCACAACCCGTTCGGCCTGGTCACTCGCGGGCCGATGATCGTGCGCGACGTCGACGTGCTGCAGGCCGCCTCCGCCCGCGCCGACGTCGACGTGCACTTCTCGATTGCGACGCTGGACGATGAGATCTGGCGCAAGACCGAGATCGGGACGGCGCCTCCGCGCCAGCGGCTCCGGGCTCTGCGCCGCCTGGTGGACGCCGGGATTCGTGCCGGAGTGGGGGTGGCGCCAATCCTGCCCGGGATCTCCGACCGTCCGGACCAACTGGCGGCCGTCGTGCGCGCCGCCCGCGATGCCGGCGCCACGCACCTCTGGTGCAACCTGCTCTATCTCAAGCCGGGCACGCGGGAGCACTTCCTCGAGCACCTCGCGCGCGACTGGCCCGACCTCTTGCCGCGGTACGAGCGGCTGTACCGCGCCGCCGCCTATCTGGAGAAGAACGTCGCGGAGCCCATCAAGCGACAGGTGGCGGAGTTACGCGAAGCGCTGCAGATCGCCGATCGGCGATCCGTGAAGCTCGAGCCGCCCTCGCCGGCCGAGCAGCTCGCCCTGGCCATCTAG
- a CDS encoding outer membrane beta-barrel protein yields the protein MTRLTKSVSAAVGVLCALLIAASPASAEWFSDLWAGATRTEREDLDLEIFGVTMTDEVNFSTTYAFGVRVGYWFDSARWLGVAAEVSYLRPDPDVTVFPVSALLMLRLPLLMSEEFPKGQIQPYIAGGPGLFSVKFAGDLGSDLGGRTSDRTYEVGLDARAGVTFLFTKEFGIFAEYRMTRVSPEWDVTILGEDATINTELVSHYLIGGISFRFDL from the coding sequence ATGACGCGATTGACGAAGTCTGTGAGCGCGGCCGTGGGTGTGCTCTGTGCGCTTCTCATCGCGGCCAGCCCGGCCTCGGCGGAGTGGTTCAGCGATCTCTGGGCCGGCGCCACCCGCACCGAGCGAGAGGATCTCGACCTGGAGATCTTCGGCGTGACGATGACGGACGAAGTGAACTTCTCGACGACCTACGCCTTCGGGGTGCGCGTGGGCTACTGGTTCGACAGCGCCCGCTGGCTCGGCGTGGCGGCCGAGGTGTCCTACTTGAGGCCCGACCCCGACGTCACGGTGTTCCCGGTCTCCGCGCTGCTGATGCTGCGGCTGCCGCTCCTGATGTCGGAGGAATTTCCCAAGGGCCAGATCCAGCCCTACATCGCGGGCGGCCCGGGCCTTTTCTCGGTCAAGTTCGCCGGCGATCTCGGCTCCGACCTGGGCGGACGCACCAGCGACCGGACATACGAGGTGGGCCTGGACGCGCGGGCCGGCGTGACCTTCCTCTTCACGAAAGAGTTCGGGATCTTCGCCGAGTATCGGATGACCCGGGTCAGTCCCGAATGGGACGTCACGATTCTCGGCGAGGACGCCACCATCAACACCGAGCTCGTCTCCCACTACCTCATCGGCGGCATCTCGTTTCGGTTCGATCTCTGA